The DNA sequence AGCGGATGGTTCTCGATCATAGCGCGTCCGCCAACCATCGCGGCGAGATGGAAAACGTAGTCGAAGTCGTCGTCGCGGTGTTGCTTGAACCACGCGCGGCAATCCTGCTGATAGAAATGGAAGTTCGGATAGTCCTTCGGGTTAAAGAGTGGCCAACCCTTATCCGGGTGAATGCCACCGGTGAACTCTGCCACCGGGTCAACGCAATGCACTTCGGCTCCTTGATCCAAAAAGCGTTTACAGAAACGGCGGCCGACGAAGCCAGCGCCTCCTGTGATTAGGATTTTCTTCATAGTATTATCGGGTGTAGCTTTCCTGTTTAGAGGTGTAAATTTTGCGATATAAACCGGCGCACTGCTTCGGTGTCCAATCTTCGAGTGAGCGTTTACGGTTGGTGGCACCCAGATCGGTTTTAGTCAGCTCAAATGCCTTTTCCACTGCAGCAGATGCGGTGGCTGGATTTTCCGGGTCGAAGGTGACGTTGCCCGTTTCGGTGAGCAGTTCGCCGACGTCCCACGAGTTGGGACCTACGACCACTTTACCAAAGGTCATGCCCAGAGTCACGTTGCCGGAATTGAGGACTTTGAACCTGGGGATGAAGAGGACATCAGACGCATTCAGGAAGGTTTGCGCGTCATCTTCTTCCACAAAGTCATAGTTAAAATTGTACTGCGGGTGAAGCTTGTAGTAGAGGCGCTTCCAGTCCCGTATCCAGTACTTGAGCCGTATCCACGAAACGTCTGCGAGTTTCTCCCGCCAGCGTGAAACCAGCAGTAGTTTATTCTTGGTTTTGGCACCCTGGAAAGCCTGCAATATGAGATCGCATTCCTCGAAATTGCGAATCGAGCCAAATACCAGCATCACTTGGGCATCCTGCGGAATGCCAAGCTTTTGGCGGGCTTCCTTTCTTGAAATTTCGTTGGGCAGGGATGCGTAGTTGGCGTGGGGGATGATGGCGTGCGTGGGAGGCGTGTCGCGATAGAAATCCGTATTCCGGTAGCGTTCCTTAAACTCCTCAATGCTGGCATTGGCGAAGTGCACAACGACATCGGCGTAGCGGTAAAAGAGCTCATACATCCGCTCCCACGCCGGATCATTTACCGAGTCATGGGGCAGGAGCACGTGACGCGTGATTACTATTCGAGAATGATCGGCCCAAAATTTCAGACGCTCTGCCACACGTTCTAGCAACTCGTCGGTCAGCTCTTTCTGATAGGCTTCCTGGACCTCAAAGGTTACGTATTCGGGGAAGTGCAAATGCACCACATCGTAGTCTCCCTCGCGGTTCCAGAATGTTTCGTGGCAATGGGTTATCTGAATGCCCATGTCTGCCATGGCCTCGTGTAGATCGACCAAAAAGCGATTTCCGGGGAGTGGAATGTTTGCGACTAAAACTTTCATTGGATAACTTCTGTGGCGGAAAAGCGGCTAGGATGCCTGGATCATCGATTGGACGATTCTCTCTGCGGACTTGCCGTCCCAATGCTTGGGGCGGTAGGGCTTGGGGGCGATTTTACGTAGTTCCTGGTAGGCCATGCGGATGCGGTCAACTTGATTGCCTGCCAGGATACTGACGCCACCATTTTCGACCAGAGTCACGGGGCGTTCGGTGTTTTCCCGGAGTGTCAAACAGGGGGTGCCCAAGACGCAGCACTCCTCTTGGAGTCCGCCACTGTCGGTAAGCATAACGGATGCTTCCAAATTAAGTTTCAGCATCTCGCGGTAGCCTACCGGCTCAAGCGGGTGGAAGTTCGCGCAGCTCATTAGCTTGCCCCATGAACTGGTCCCCTGCAGGTTTTTGCGCGTCCTTGGATGAAGCGGCATGATCACCGGAAATTCTGCAGCAACCTCATCGATGATGAAATCAATGATCGGGTCCAGGATTTCCGGACTATCGACGTTGGACGGGCGGTGCATGGTGATCAGGCAATATTCGCCCATCGGCTGTGGTAGCTCTTTGCGAGGCACGCCGGTAATTTCGGTGCTCAGATAATTCTCTTGAATGATCTCCGATAGCGATAGCTCCCGGGCGGCCTTTAGCTCGTGCTCCAGGGTATCGATCATGATGTTGCCCACTTGCACAATAGATTCTTCTCGGACGCCTTCCCTGCGGAGATTTTTATCGGCAAACTCATCTGTGGTTAACAGCAGGTCTGACAAGCGGTCCGTTACCATGCGGTTAATTTCCTCAGGCATGCCTAAGTCAAAGGAACGCAAGCCGGACTCAATATGGGCGACTTTGATGCCCGCCTTCTTTGCGGTAATGGAGCAAGCGCATGTAGCATTCACGTCGCCAACGACAACGACCCAATCCGGCTTTTCGGCCTCCAGGATTTTTTCAAACTCGATCATCGTTTGCCCCACCTGCCACGCATGCGAGCCCGACCCGATACCCATGGAGTAATCAATCTTCGGTATTTGCAGCGTTTCGAGGAACGTCTTCGACATGCGGTCATCGTAGTGTTGTCCGGTGTGAACCAAAATGCTTTCGATGCGGCAGGATTTACCCACTTCACTTTCGTTGCTATTTCTGATGGCGCGCAGAAATGGCGCGATTTTCATGAAGTTGGGTCGCGCTCCAACGACGGATACAAATTTTAAGGTTTTCATGTAGCAGTTATAATATGGTGGTGGGTTTAGTAGTATTTAATTGCTGCCGAATCCGGCTTGGATTTGCCTGCTCAGCGGCTCGTGTTGCGAGCGGCATCGAGCACTTCCTGCAAGCGTTGGACATGCTGTTGAGTATTATAATTGGATCGGATGTGCTCGCGCGCGTTGGTGCCCATGCGTCGCGCCAGCTCGGAATCTTTTAGCAGGCGAACCATCCCCTGGGCCATTCCGTCGACATCCAACTCGTCCACCAGGAAGCCGGTTTCGCCTTCGATGACTACGTCTTTAATACCGGCGTGCCGTGTGCTGACTACGGGCAGCGCAGCGGCACCGGCCTCAAGGATTGTATTGGGCGTGCCTTCCGCATCACCATAACTGGGGATGACCGAGTGCTGGGCAAAGCCGCAGGCCCGGGTAAAGTGTTGTTGAATCTCCGCGTGGGGAATGGAGCCGGTGAAGGTAATCTTGTCATCGACCTTTAAGACTTTTGCCATCGTCTTGCAGGTTTCGAGCAGCTCGCCATCGCCGATCATGATCATCTTGGCATTGGGCACTTCCTTGAGGGCGCGCTCAAAGGCGAGGATGTTTAAGTAATTTGCCTTGATGTTCGTAAACCGACCAACAGACAACAGTGTCGGCTCATAGCTCGGGCTCAATGTGTAAAAAGAATCGCGGGGGCCGTATGGATTATAGGTGAGCTTGGTGGGGCTGCAGCCCAGTTGCTCAATCTCACGCATCATGTATTTGGAAACGCCGAGAATACCAGATGCATAGTCGAACATTACCTCATATTGTGCCCGCATTTCCTTGGTTAAGTAGGGCTGGCGATGCGCGTCATGACCGTGGAAATGAACAACCAGCGGGATGCCCAATCTTTTAGCGTAAGGCGCGATGCTGGCACCGATGTTTCCAAACTCTGCTAAAATCAAATCCACGCCGTGCTCATCGAAGAGCCCGCCGAGCGCATCCGTGATGGCGTCGTCCGATTCCAGTTTTTGCGTTACCAGACGATGGTATAGGAACTGTGGTAATAAACGCTTGGCCTTCAGCGCGAATTTATTGCGGCTGTAGAAATGCTGAATCTGCCGGCCCTTGTATTCGTAGTAGGGAGGATATTTGTGAAGGCAGATGATCTCACCGGTCAAATTTTCAATGTGAATGCGAATGAAGTCTTTAATGACTTTATCGTCATCGAATCCGATTACGCAGGTAGTGCTCTTCTGGTTAGACATGGTTTCAGGCTCGGGGAATGATGATTCGCTTGATTTTCCCGGCAAACATGCGGCTGCGAACCGCTTTATGTTTGAGATAGCTTTGGATGGGGCGTTTGCGCTCACCGGCATTGTTGATCGCCGGATTGGGCGATGGGAGGCTAATCCATTTAGGGATGTTGATACGGCCCG is a window from the Cerasicoccus sp. TK19100 genome containing:
- the wecB gene encoding non-hydrolyzing UDP-N-acetylglucosamine 2-epimerase, encoding MKTLKFVSVVGARPNFMKIAPFLRAIRNSNESEVGKSCRIESILVHTGQHYDDRMSKTFLETLQIPKIDYSMGIGSGSHAWQVGQTMIEFEKILEAEKPDWVVVVGDVNATCACSITAKKAGIKVAHIESGLRSFDLGMPEEINRMVTDRLSDLLLTTDEFADKNLRREGVREESIVQVGNIMIDTLEHELKAARELSLSEIIQENYLSTEITGVPRKELPQPMGEYCLITMHRPSNVDSPEILDPIIDFIIDEVAAEFPVIMPLHPRTRKNLQGTSSWGKLMSCANFHPLEPVGYREMLKLNLEASVMLTDSGGLQEECCVLGTPCLTLRENTERPVTLVENGGVSILAGNQVDRIRMAYQELRKIAPKPYRPKHWDGKSAERIVQSMIQAS
- a CDS encoding glycosyltransferase family 4 protein; translated protein: MSNQKSTTCVIGFDDDKVIKDFIRIHIENLTGEIICLHKYPPYYEYKGRQIQHFYSRNKFALKAKRLLPQFLYHRLVTQKLESDDAITDALGGLFDEHGVDLILAEFGNIGASIAPYAKRLGIPLVVHFHGHDAHRQPYLTKEMRAQYEVMFDYASGILGVSKYMMREIEQLGCSPTKLTYNPYGPRDSFYTLSPSYEPTLLSVGRFTNIKANYLNILAFERALKEVPNAKMIMIGDGELLETCKTMAKVLKVDDKITFTGSIPHAEIQQHFTRACGFAQHSVIPSYGDAEGTPNTILEAGAAALPVVSTRHAGIKDVVIEGETGFLVDELDVDGMAQGMVRLLKDSELARRMGTNAREHIRSNYNTQQHVQRLQEVLDAARNTSR